A genomic window from Planococcus rifietoensis includes:
- a CDS encoding GNAT family N-acetyltransferase, whose protein sequence is MFTTRDAKILDGTPNYLVMEEIGEVDSVKHFEEILSELKNYITERGIQSVSIILNEQQAEQAPYIELLEEFSFQKQDTQFFYGRDLSAFEDVEIKAPFSVKSLQETTSDVFLKTWIEASAGSLNASAPFTSLSAQQEFEGMQSELGPEYQKSCIVIFYEDQEIGVTMPQIEQGTVDEGRLFYFGIVPAFRGKGLGEYLHKLSLHFLKQLGAAYYIGATGQNNIPMQRIFKANACELIEKKFIYRMKDGGK, encoded by the coding sequence ATGTTTACGACACGTGACGCCAAAATTTTAGATGGGACTCCCAATTACTTGGTGATGGAAGAGATCGGAGAAGTTGATTCTGTAAAACACTTTGAAGAGATTTTGAGTGAATTGAAGAACTACATTACGGAAAGAGGAATTCAATCAGTATCCATCATCCTTAATGAACAACAAGCTGAACAGGCTCCCTACATAGAGTTGCTTGAAGAATTCAGTTTTCAAAAACAAGACACCCAATTTTTTTATGGGCGGGATTTGTCTGCTTTTGAAGATGTGGAGATAAAGGCGCCGTTTTCGGTTAAATCATTGCAAGAAACAACCAGTGATGTATTTTTAAAAACATGGATAGAAGCTAGCGCTGGTTCGCTGAATGCTTCCGCTCCTTTCACGTCCCTGTCTGCACAACAAGAGTTTGAAGGGATGCAATCTGAACTGGGCCCGGAGTATCAAAAAAGCTGTATCGTTATTTTTTATGAAGACCAAGAGATTGGCGTAACCATGCCCCAAATTGAACAAGGAACGGTCGATGAAGGAAGGTTGTTTTATTTCGGGATCGTCCCGGCTTTTCGCGGCAAGGGCTTGGGCGAATACCTTCATAAATTATCGTTGCATTTTCTTAAACAACTGGGCGCCGCTTATTACATTGGCGCGACGGGACAAAACAATATTCCAATGCAGCGAATATTTAAAGCGAATGCTTGCGAACTGATTGAGAAAAAGTTTATTTATCGAATGAAGGATGGCGGTAAATGA